ccaaattggtctacacggacaagttctggcctggtttagatcctacctgtcggaaagatatcagtttgtctctgtgaatggtctgtcctccgacaaatcaactgtacatttcggtgttcctcaaggttccgttttaggaccactattgttttcactatatattttacctcttggggatgttattcgaaaacataatgttaactttcactgctatgcggatgacacacagctgtacatttcaatgaaacatggtgaagcccccaaaattgccctcgctagaagcctgtgtttcagacataaggaagtggatggctgaaaactttttacttttaaactcggacaaaacagagatgcttgttctaggtcccaagaaacaaagagatcttctgttaaatctgacaattcatctagatggttgtaaagtcgtctcaaataaaactgtgaaggacctcggtgttactcttgaccctgatctctcttttgacgaacatatcaagactgtttcaaggacagcttttttccatctacgtaacattgcaaaaatcagaaattttctgtccaaaaatgatgcagaaaaattaatccatgcagttgttacttctaggttagactactgcaatgctctattttccggctacccggataaagcactaaataaacttcagttagtgctaaatacggctgctagaatcctgactagaaccaagaaatttgatcatattactccagtgctagcttccctacactggcttcctgttaaggcaagggctgatttcaaggttttactgttaacctataaagcgttacatgggcttgctcctacctatctttccgagttggtcctgccgtacataccaatacgtacgctacggtcacaagacgcaggcctcctaattgtccctagaatttctaagcaaacagcgggaggcagggctttctcctatagatctccatttttatggaacagtctgcctacccatgtgagagacgcagactcggtctcaacctttaagtctttactgaagacttatctcttcagtaggtcatatgattgagtgtagtctggcccaggagtgtgaaggtgaacggaaaggctggagcaacgaacagcccttgctgtctctgccgggccggttcccctctccactgggggttctctgcctctaaccctgttgcaggggctgagtcactggcttgctggtgctctttcatgccgtccctgggaggggtgcgtcacttgagtgggttgagttactgacgtgatcttcctgtctgggttggcgccccccttggtttgtgctgtggtggagacctctgtgggctatactcggccttgtctcaggattgtaagttggtggttggggatatccctctagtggtgcgggggctgtgctttggcggagtgggtggggttatatccttcctgtttggccctgtccgggggtttcttcggatggggccacagtgtctccggaccgctcctgtctcagcctccagtatttatgctgcagtagtttgtgtcggggggctggggttagttggttatacctggagtacttctcctgtcttatccagtgtcctgtgtgaatttaagtatgctctctctaattctctcgttctctctttctctctgagaacctgagccctaggaccatacgtcaggactaccgggcatgatgacaccttgctgtccccagtccgcctggccttgctgctattccagtttcaactgttctgcctgcggttatggaacccctacctgtcccagacctgctgttttcaactcttaatgatcggctatgaaaagccaactgagatttattcctgattattatttgaccatgcttgtcacttatgaacatttttgaacatcttggcatggttctgttataatctccacccggcacagccagaagaggactggccacccctcatagcctggttcctctctaggtttcttcctaggctttcgcctttctagggagtttttcctagccaccgtgcttctacacctgcattactagctgtttggggttttaggctgggtttctgtacagcacttcgagatattagctgatgtaagaagggctatataaaataaaattgattgattgattgatgatgcTAAATTAGCATTGTTAGCATTTACCTTTCTTGCTGCTCTTCAAGCCACTACATCCCTGGTTATGACATATTTATAAAGCACACACTGGTTAATAAGCACACAGGGCAGGTTTAGTAGCATCTAGAACAGGTTTATTTCCATTAACAATGTTTTCATCGTACACCAGTGCTTATTTAAGGTCAAATGGACGGGTCTGGAAGGGCACAAGTGAAGTGATACACGATACAAAGACTAAACAGTACTACGCAATATTACTGACATTGGTCCAGCTCTTGGGTGTAAACACAAGTGTATCAGGCAGAGCATGCATGTGGCTTGATGATGGCTTTATAGAAATATTGATTTAGGCAATGATGGATAGAAATAAATactgccactgtgtgtgtgtgtgcgtgtccatgtgtgtgtgagagagcgggGTGACATGATATCGTCACGGCAACCTTATGTTTTTGTTGTCTCGGTTGACAGAGGAGGAGCGGGAACAGGTGGAGAGACTGCGCTGGCCTTCCCGAGGGTACCTGCAGGAACTGAGCGAGTACCAGCAGCGTCGACGCAAACTCAAGAAGTCCCGCTGCCTCGTCATGTGACACCCACTCGCCGCCACACCCTGGAGAAGTAGTGAGAGGCGGAGCGGAGAAGAGGAAGGTGTGGggcgagagacagaggagggggagaagagttTAGAGAATGAGAGAAGGCATTAAACAAACCAGAATATAATTCTGAGCAATCTGCCTCAAATGGACAGTGAAAAAGTGGGACAGAAAGCTAGCCAGTTCGGGAGAAGACCCAGAGGGTTCAGCGCAGAGCAGAAAGGTCGAAGAGGCCTGGTCGAAAGGCGACATCTACGGGAGGTGACATATAAGACTGTGATGCACTCCGGTCCCCGAGGACCAACACGTGACTGTGTCCTTGGGACAAAATGACCGATTTACTTAACCAGGGAGAATTTCAAATGACAGTAGAATTCCACTGGAGACcagggtgaaaaaaataaaatggcCACGTTCCAGGTTTGTCCTTTTTGCAGTTGCGCTGGCTGCATAGCTCAGAAGATTTCTATATCATACTAATGTGGTTTCTGATATGTAAATCCTTCTCCAAGCATTGTGCACATGCAAAAAAGATGACCTGGAACGCCACCATTATCTGTCCATGGAGGACTGTGTATCTATAGCCCAATGGATAACGGTATGAAAATGGCCCTTTCCAAGGCAAATAACTGTGTATCCATTTTTGTTTTTAGCGGAGAAGGTGCTCACATTTACACGTGCCCGGAAACGTTCAAAGGAACATGCTGAAATGTATCCAAAATGTTTGGGAGTGTTCTGTCTAATGAACGTGACCGGTGATTGTGCGTCTATAGAGGATGTCTGTAACTAATCTATGCTGGGCACAGAATCCTACCGTCCCAAATCAACTCAAGGCGCTACACCCAGGGGAAAACGACTACCCCCTCTCAAAAAAAAGTGCTTCTAATATACTAGATGTCCTTGAACCAAGTAAAATCTCACACAGAATaagttataaggataatttagttgctaatattggcagcctgcagtaccctggttggccttcaacttgagttactcaatgagagggggcagcagtgagctagcctgcaacgtcacttcctggagtagctcaaactgcgcatgttacgtctccatgagacgccatcttaaccgacttcatttggcttcaatgcgctattgagtattcacataggaatgaatggtgtcacgggatcaatggctttgtccattcattgGCTACACCCTACACACAACTTAATGTCCCCTTCTTTTATGTCTGTAATGGGTCATCAAGAAGTGCCTAGGGCTATAGGAGTTGATTTGGGACTAGGCCAACATAACTGTACATAGTGGTCCTACATGGCTGTCTTATTGGGTTATTCTGCAATGCTAAATCCTCGTAAGAGAGCACCCAATTGTTAACAGCATTGGGGCACCTGGAGACTTAATCACCACATACACACCTTCCGTGATGAACAAATTATTTGATCTGTTCATTGAAACCGTAACCTCTGGTTTGACCTCATTTTTGCCATGAGATTATAATTTGACGGTGCTGCGACTATTTTTATAATGTGTACTGTCTGTACCAGGGGGtgttttgtgttttttacatCTGGAGTAGAGCTAACTGCGTAATGCACCCAGCAtgtggagactagagggtgcggGGTGTTTGGTATGGTGGCCCTCTGGCCACGGGGGATGGTCGTGTATAGTGATAGTTGTGACCTCTGAGTCACTGGGAATAAAGACATGTTTTAGAAGAACACGTTGGCACGTCGCCTACTGAATCGTTGACATGCATCTGCTCGGTACGAGATGTCTTCAGTCACGTGTGTTAGTGCGCATTAATAACGCACATACATGTTCACATACTGCATGTCATGTGTTGAAGGTTAGTCTGAAGCTTGGTTGCTTTTGGCTTGAATTTAAACTGCATACATGTATACACACAATATGATTTGAAACCATTTTAAATCTCATAAACCACAAAACACTTTGGAAATATAACCAAATTACTTGAATTCCTAAGCTTTTTGTGGGTGTATTGGAAGCCCTTTATTACTCATGACCCCTTATGTTGAAAATGTTGCAGAGTGTAGTTTTAATGGCTCTGCATAAGTGCTAAATTAATCAGCCTTGCGTAATCTTAACATCTTCAATTTCACCTCATCCacgtgtgtgtgacagagtgtaAGTCACATGTAAGTGTATGAGTAACGTGCATTTATGCTTTTTTTCTGGTTGTGTCAATGTTGCCAACAACAACAGTTGTGACTAACAGGTCAACTGGTGTATtgagacatactgtatgtaggGATCTCTAGCAGAGAGGTTGAGGGATACCTTGCTGCAGGTAAAAATGCTTCCGTTTCACTCTTCACTCCCTTCTGCCTTGTTAACATGCTGGGTATGACGCATGCATCGCAAACGTCGATCTAATCTTGTGTTGTGAGATTACGGAATCTCACATTCGCTCTCAAAGGGAAGGCTAAATTGAAGCTACCAACAACCGAATCCATACATTATTTAGTCAGTTTCTGGAAGAGAATAGACCCCACTCTCTGTACCTTGGTGGAAGCTTTTGACTTAAAAGAGGCTATACCTTTGCCTCTGGGGTCATTCATAAACCAAAAGGGTCCCCTAAATGGACAGAAATATTATTTTAATCTAGGCCCTTAGGCTATGTGTTGTGTCCCAAGGTGGCCACAGAGGACCTGTTTGGCCAGCAGGTGGCGTGGTTCTCTGGTCCCTGAGCTATCTGTTCTCTAGCCTCCTGAAACACCACCTTAGCTTCTCCCAGTCTGGAGGCTTGCTGAAGAGCCACATtactcccccacctctctctctccctctctacgaCTTCCCTCTCTACCACTTCCCTCTCCCCATTACAAACTCTAATCCCCTGCCTTGCgcctcatctctcctcactccctttcggttgtgtgtgtgtgtgtgtacatgcctggggcagtgtgtacgtgtgtgtcacTGCAGCGCTCCAATGGACTGCAGCATCCCCTCAAGTTTCCCACTTTCGTCCAGCTCTGCCACGTCACTGCCCCCTCCCACACACTCCTCACCGATGAACACCCGCGggacctacacaaacacacacacacacacacacacacacacacagaggaaaacATCATTAAGAATCGCAAAACTACTAGGCCATGTCATTCAGGGATTTTTCTGCTAAAGAAACCCTTGGGCGGGCAGTCCGAACTGTACAcgttttttaaaaataattttcGGGATGGAAAACGCTTTCAGTTTAAACTTAAAACTACTAAAACcagataaagtatgtagaaattataaatggaccaattttttttttcataatcTTTGACAACTAACAAATACCAAAATGAAAGCTAGATAGTCAGGGGAATTGAAAATTACCAAAACAATGAATTTAACAGTGATGATTTTGATTTTGTTATTAGgtttgagcaaaagaacacagcattagctgtggcaaaatgcatagaattgcaggaaattatctttaaaactgcaaaattctctctcagctccatggagaaTTGCAAGAAATTGGCTTAAAAATGCTAAAATTACTAAAGAAAACACCAAGATGGGTGCctttaaatatttcaaaaaaattCAGACAGACTATGCCCACCACCTAAGgccctttttgatccagaaaaacccagtcttaaaaaaaaaagttatccaTGAGAAGCTGAATCCTCATGAAGTCCATCAACAGGCCAGCATTAACCAGATAGGAAATTATCATGTTTGGCATAATACATCTTTATTTGATAAGCGCTGTCATATTCATTGTTGATGGGATATGTAACAGACTGTCAAATCAATATTTAAATCTCGGTGTAATGCATCCATGCCAGCTTGACAGTTCACTTGAGAACAgtgatgtaaagtacttaagtaaaaatacttgaaagtactacttaagtagttttttggggtatttatatttttgacaactttatacttttacttcactacattcctaaagaaaatgatgtactttttactccatacattttccctgacacctaaaagtactcgttacattttgaatgcttagcaggtcaggaaaatggtctaattcacacttatcaagagaacatccctggtcatccctactgcctctgatctggcggactcactaaacacatgcttcgtttgtaaattatgtctgagagttggagcgtgcccctggctatccccaaatttaaaaaacaacaaaatggtgcggtctggtttgcttaatataaggaatttgaaatgatttctccttttacttttgatacttaagtatattttagcagttacacttacttttgatacttaattatatttaaaaccaaatacttttactcaagtaggattttactgggtgactcacttttacttgagtcattttctattaaggtatctttacttttactcaagtatgacaattgggtactttttccaccactgcttgaGGACAGGCGAACTGTGCAGCTGTGCATGAGCGATTTGCTAACATGAATTCTGAATCCATACGGATGAGGGATAGTAAATGAATATGAACGGCTGAATAAATTCACATGTGATGAGCTTGAAGCCAATCAGCGTTAATGGATTGCCGAGTCATTGGGTGGAAGATCGAACTGTTATGCCGCGTTcagaacaactgggaactcggaaatctccgagtTCCGATCGCAGTCTGTGCGTTCAAAGCAagtgggaactcggaaaaaaaaaaACTCCGACTGGGCAAAatcgatttgaacggtcatccatctCGGAAATCCAACTCgtgaactcgggcctctttctagaactccgactttccgacctgaaaatCCCTGACGTCATGAGTTCCCAGTTGAAATAACACTTTTTATCCTACAGTATATATAAGATAAGATTTTTTATCCTACAGTATATCGGTCTTTTGATATACAAAAAAATTGAGACGTCGAGATATTACGCTCGTCATGAACTCATTCACCGAAAAGCACTCTTTGTTCTCAAAAAGCATCAATTGAGTGACAGCCATCTTTGAGATCGCGCCCAACTGACGATACAACGTTGCATGAAGTGTTGCACTCACTCACCACAACAACAAAAGGAATAACGAATTGAAATACTGGCAATACTCGAATGAAGACACTCACCGTCCGAGCGCCAGTTATCTCCAAAAAGTAGTCCTGTAAACTACTCATATCGCTCCGTCCAGTGATGTCAATAAATTCTAAATGCCCAGCTTTGAATTTATACTTTGTCAAGACCTCTTTGGCCGTAACGCAATACGGGCACGACGGTTTGAGAAATATTGTAACTTTGTCTCCTCTAAGTTTAGTTTCCACAAATTCCTGTGCCATTCTTGCGTTGGTTGAAAGACAAAAATATTGGCTTGCAAATTTGATATGAAAAGCTCGGCGCAATCAATTGATTGTTTTGATGAGCAGTCTACTTCCGTATTGTGTCAGAGGAGGCGTGTTTATAAATCGAAGGACCTGTGTGAAACTAGCCACAAGGATTAGCCACAATTGTGGAATTTGCGGTtggccttcaaaataaaagtaccCCATTGAAACTGATCAAAACGCATACATATAGTGGAATAATGCCATATTTAACACATTAAGCTCACCAGTCAACCTTCTGTGtgtattggacattcatattgGACTGTACAGCCTTACAGTGGTTTgaaataaacccaacccaaggAAAACTGTTACCATACCCTTCATTCAGTGACATAATTTTTTTATCCTAATTATCTCGCAAATCTCCGTTTTGGACAAGATTGACTTTATGACCGAAATTATCCTATTttcactttgtagtcaattttgacactagaataaatgtttctgactaacatcgatgccacataggccgttttctaCCAGAGAAGTTGTTCATGGCCTTCAGATGCGGTgtggtatacttttttatacCCTGTCATTTTTTCTATCCAAGTAGAAAACTGTGA
This window of the Coregonus clupeaformis isolate EN_2021a chromosome 10, ASM2061545v1, whole genome shotgun sequence genome carries:
- the LOC121575508 gene encoding glutaredoxin-1, encoding MAQEFVETKLRGDKVTIFLKPSCPYCVTAKEVLTKYKFKAGHLEFIDITGRSDMSSLQDYFLEITGARTVPRVFIGEECVGGGSDVAELDESGKLEGMLQSIGALQ